The nucleotide window CACCAGCCGCTCGACGTTCAGGTCGTCCTCGATCGCCTCGCTGTGGTTGTAGTTGACAAGGGAGTCGACCCGGCTGGACCAGGGCACCTCCCACGCGGCCTCGGTCAAGTCCTCGATGGCCACCAGCGCCTCGCGGGTGAATACCGACCCGCCCTTGGGCGCCACCGCGATCACCGCCGCATTGGTGGCGGTGTAGGTATCCTCCAGGGCGTCGAACGCGACGAGCTGAGGATTGTCCTCGTCGAGCATGTCGCGCCAGTCGTTGGAGATGTTGAGGAACTGGACGCCGGCCGTCATGACCAGCATGACCGCTACGGACGCCAGGAGGACCAGCCATCGGTAGCGCAGCAGGAACGCGGCGTAGCGGTCCGGAGACAGGGAGGTCATGCTTTCGTTGTCGGGCAGTTTTCGAGCGCTTCTGCGTTCACGTCGCTGCAATTAACACGTCAGACTCACCGGCGTCAAATCAAGCCTTTGTTCAACGAGGCCGCGGGCTTCGGCCGACTTTCTAGATTTTCTATTCTAAAACACGATGTTACTTGAGGCTTGTTTGATTGAATGCCACGTCGCAGGCTTCGTGCCGTACACGGCGGTGGAGTCATGACTACACCATGCAACTAGGCAGACTATTCAACTCGCTCAAGCATGCACCCCGCGGGGCGGACATCGCCCGACGCAGGAGAACTTTCGACGGCTGGATCGACGGAGAGGCGGAGACCGGCGGCGCAGGCGCGCGCGACCATACCGAAACGGTGAAAGGCTACTATGACCTTTGCAGTGACCTCATGGTCTTCGGCTGGGGTGAATCCCTGCACTTCGCGCCCCTGACGCCGCGGGAGAGTCTGGAGGAATCCGTCATCAGGCATCAGCGCTTGATGATCGCCAAGCTGGAGTTGCGGCAGGGCATGACGGTGGTCGATGTCGGCTGCGGGATCGGCGGCCCGCTGCGTCGGGTTGTGCGTGAGGCCGGTGTCAAGGTTGTGGGGATCAACAACAGCGCAACTCAGCTTGCAAGGGCCAGGACGCTGACCGGTGAAGCAGGGCTCGACCACATGGTCGATTACGTAGAGTGCAGTTTCATGGACATGGGCGCGATCGAAGACAATACGTTCGACAGGGGCTATGCCATCGAGTCGACGTGCCATGCGCCGGACAAGCAACGTGCGTTCGCGGAGATATTCCGCATCCTGAAACCCGGAGCCCTGTTTTGGGGCCAGGAGATGTGCCTGACGGACAAGTTCGATCCGGACGACAGCCGGCACCGGACCATCAAGCAGGGTCTCATGCGTCACGTTGCTCTGCGGGATATCGCGACCACGGGCGAGGTCGATCGCTCGCTTGAGGCGGCGGGATTCCATGTCATCGAGGGGATCGACCGAAACGTCAGGGAGGGGCCATCCACACCATGGTATCAGCCCATGGAGAATCGACGGGGGACGTTGAAGAACGCCTTCTCCTTCTACAGGACTCCGTGGGGCCGCAAGGCGGTCTTCGCGATCCTGAAGCTGACCGAGGCGCTACGGCTCTTTCCCAAGGGCTCCGCGGAAGTATGCCGGTTCCTGGATCAGACCGCGGACGCCTATGTCGCGGGCGGTAGCTCCGGGGTCTTCACACCGTTGTACTGCTTCCTCGCTCGCAAACCCGTTTAAGGGGCGCGACAGCCCACGTCCCGTGTTTGCCCCCGGCGGTCAAATGGGGTAGGGCTTTCAACGCGTGACGACCCCCATGAGGAGGATGCCCATGTACTTCAAGACACTGTGCGGTTCGTTGCTGGTGCTTCTGGGAATGGCGGGCTTGTCCGCGACGGGCGCCGAGGGCTCGTCCGCCGCCGACTTCTACCGGAACAAGACGATGCGCATCATCGTCGGCTACACGCCCGGCGGCGCCTTCGACACCTACTCCCGTCTTGTGGCGCGGCACATGCCAAGGTATCTCCCCGGCAACCCCAAGTTCATCGTGCAGAACAAGCCGGGGGCCGGGGGCTTCGTGGCGGCGCGCAGCGTCTTCACGGTGGAGCCCAAGGACGGCACGGTGTTCGTGAGCACCAATCAGGGGCTGGTGCTGCAGAGCGCTATCGGTCGCAAGGGCATCGACATCGACATGGGCAAGTTCAACTGGCTGGGCGCGGCCAACAAGCCGCGCGGCGGCTGCGTGGTGCGCAAGGACCTGGGCATCGACGGCATCGAGGACGTCATCAAGCGCGAGGTCACCACCGGCACCAGCACCCCCGGTTCCATGGGCTACGACATTCCCGCGGTGCTGAACGCGGCGCTGGGGACCCGGTTCAAGATGATCACGGGCTACCGGGGCATCGCCCCGGTGCAGGCCGCGCTGCTGCGCAAGGAGGTGGACGCCTTCTGTCCGGCCGATCCCCTGGCCGGGGTCCTCGCCACGACCCTCCGGGGCGCGGATGCGGCAGCCAAGGTGATCGTGATCATGGGCGAGGAACCGTCGGACGCGCCGCTCCTCAAGGGGGTGCCGGCCGCGGGCATGCTCGCCAAGACGGCGGAGCAGAAGGAGATGCTGCGGGCCATCAACGCCCCCTTGAGCATGGCCTTCCCATGGGCCGTGGCGCCCGAGGTCCCGGCGGAACGGGTCAAGGTCCTGCGCGACGCCATGGAGAAGACCTTCAACGACGCCAGGTTCCGCGCCGAAGCCGAGAAGGCCAAGATGGGCGTCCACTTCAGCAACGGCGACGAAGTGAGCCGGATAGTGGGTGGCATGGTGAACGCCCCGGCGGAGACCCTGGCCAAGCTCAAGGCAATCCTCGGGAAGTAGCGTGGATCGGCAGAGCCGCAGGATGTCGGGCGGCCACGCGGTGGCGTGGTCCTTGCGCAACGAGGGCGTGCGCCACGCCTTCTCCGTGCCGGGCGAGAGCTACATCGCCCTGCTGGACGGTCTTCGGGACGTCCCCGAGATCACCCTGATCACCAACCGCCACGAGGGCAGCGCCTGCCTCATGGCCGAGGCCTACGGCAAGACCACCCGTACGCCGGGCGTGTGCATCGTCACCCGCGGTCCCGGCGCCACCAACGCCAGCATCGGGGTGCACCTCGCCAAGTACGACTCCACGCCGCTGGTCCTGCTCATCGGCCAGGTGGCGCGGGCGCACCGGGGCCGGGAGGCCGGACAGGAACTCGACTACACGCACTTCTTCGGCAGCATCGCCAAGTGGGTCATCGAGATCAACGACCCGCGCGAGGCGCCGCGCATCATGGCGCGGGCGTTCCACGTGGCGCGTTCGGGCCGCCCGGGTCCGGTGGTGGTGTCCCTCCCTCGGGACATGCTCGAGGAAGAGGCGGACATCACCATGGTGGACCCTTATCCCGAGGTCCGGCCGAGCCCGGACCCGGCGCAGATCCGCGAAATGGTGGAGCGCGTCAACCGGGCCGAGAGGCCGGTGCTCGTGGCGGGTTCCGGCGCGCAGTACGCGCGCGCCCGGGACGAGCTCGTGGCCTTCGCCGAGAAGTTCCAGATGCCGGTGCTGAGCGCATTCAAGCGCCAGGATGTGTTTCCCAACACGCACCCGCACTACGTCGGCAACCTGGGCAGCCGCAACAACCACTCGCGCCGGATCGTGGATGACGACGCCGACCTGCTGCTCATCGTCGGCTGCCGGGTGAATCAGCAGGTGTCCGGCAATTACCGGCTGCCGCACCCGGGGCTGGCGACCATCCAGATCGACGCCGACGCCGGCAACATCGGCCAGAACTTCAGCCCGGACATGGCCGTGCTGGCGGATCCGCGCAAGGCCCTGTCAGCGGCGCTGGAGTGCGACGGCGCCGCTCCCAACGAAGCCCGCGCCGCCTGGATCGCCGACTATCACGTCCAACAGCGCGCCTACGCCACCCCGCCCGAGCGCCCCACCGGCGCCGTCTCCATGGAACGGGTCATGGCGGACATCAAGGCCACGGTGCCGGCGGACACCATCCACACCCACGACGCCGGGAGCTTCGGCGGCTGGGTGCAGCGCTACATCGAGTTCGACCACGCCGATTCCTACATCGTTCCCAACCTCGGCAGCATGGGTCCGGGCGTGCCCGCCGCGGTGGCCGCCAGGCTGGCCCATCCCGACCGCACCGTCATCGCCCACGTGGGCGACGGCGGCTTCCTCATGACCGGTCAGGAGATCGCCACCGCGCGCCAGTACGGCGTCAAGATCATCGTGATGGTGTACGCCAACGGCTCCTACGGCACCATCCGCATGGACCAGGAGGCCCAGTACCCCGGCAGGAACTACGGCACCGACCTCGTCAACCCCGACTTCGCCGCCCTGGCCAACGGCTACGGCGCCCTGGGCATCAAGGTCACCCGCGACGACGAGATCCTGCCCGCCCTCAAGCAAGCCCTGGCCGCCCCGGGTCCCGCCCTCATCGAGGTGCTGACCGACCTGGAGTACGTCTCCCCGACCACGACGCTGACGGAGGCCGCCGCCTCGGGGCGTGTGACGTAACCGGGCGTGCGTTACTCCCGGTTCAACTCGGCGATGTAGTCGCGCAGACCTGCCTCAAGCTTGTACTCCGGCGCGTACCCTAGCTCGTCGCGCGCCCGGGTGATGTCCATTTGCGGCCGCTTGGGCGTCAGCGTGCCCCGGCGCATGCGGATGTCCGGGAAGATCGCGTGCAGCGCCGCCTCCACGTCCGCCACGGTGGTGAGCGTTCCGCTGCCGAGGTTGTAGACGTCGTGGGCCAGCGGCGCGGTGTGCACCGCCCGCGCGATGCCGTCGGCCAGGTCCTTGACGTAGACGAAATCCACGGTCTCGTAGGCGTTGAGCACCGCCTCCTCCCCGGCCATGGCGGCCCATACCGCCTCCTGCACCGCCACCCCCGGGCCCCCGGCCACCGACCGGTAGCCGTACACGCCCGCGAAGCGCAGCAGCACCAGCTCGAACGCCTGCTTGGCCGCAAACGT belongs to Deltaproteobacteria bacterium and includes:
- a CDS encoding methyltransferase domain-containing protein produces the protein MQLGRLFNSLKHAPRGADIARRRRTFDGWIDGEAETGGAGARDHTETVKGYYDLCSDLMVFGWGESLHFAPLTPRESLEESVIRHQRLMIAKLELRQGMTVVDVGCGIGGPLRRVVREAGVKVVGINNSATQLARARTLTGEAGLDHMVDYVECSFMDMGAIEDNTFDRGYAIESTCHAPDKQRAFAEIFRILKPGALFWGQEMCLTDKFDPDDSRHRTIKQGLMRHVALRDIATTGEVDRSLEAAGFHVIEGIDRNVREGPSTPWYQPMENRRGTLKNAFSFYRTPWGRKAVFAILKLTEALRLFPKGSAEVCRFLDQTADAYVAGGSSGVFTPLYCFLARKPV
- a CDS encoding thiamine pyrophosphate-binding protein, with the protein product MDRQSRRMSGGHAVAWSLRNEGVRHAFSVPGESYIALLDGLRDVPEITLITNRHEGSACLMAEAYGKTTRTPGVCIVTRGPGATNASIGVHLAKYDSTPLVLLIGQVARAHRGREAGQELDYTHFFGSIAKWVIEINDPREAPRIMARAFHVARSGRPGPVVVSLPRDMLEEEADITMVDPYPEVRPSPDPAQIREMVERVNRAERPVLVAGSGAQYARARDELVAFAEKFQMPVLSAFKRQDVFPNTHPHYVGNLGSRNNHSRRIVDDDADLLLIVGCRVNQQVSGNYRLPHPGLATIQIDADAGNIGQNFSPDMAVLADPRKALSAALECDGAAPNEARAAWIADYHVQQRAYATPPERPTGAVSMERVMADIKATVPADTIHTHDAGSFGGWVQRYIEFDHADSYIVPNLGSMGPGVPAAVAARLAHPDRTVIAHVGDGGFLMTGQEIATARQYGVKIIVMVYANGSYGTIRMDQEAQYPGRNYGTDLVNPDFAALANGYGALGIKVTRDDEILPALKQALAAPGPALIEVLTDLEYVSPTTTLTEAAASGRVT